Proteins found in one Mesorhizobium sp. CAU 1732 genomic segment:
- a CDS encoding TRAP transporter substrate-binding protein has protein sequence MTKNIITKRDFLRKAGMTTAGAVGATALATPYVRAQSPIRWRLQTYAGAALAEHVIKPSIDAFNKAANGEMIIDLYTADQLVPQGELFRAVQQGTIDAAQSDDDSMASPVDVSVFGAYFPFASRYGLDVPVLWNWYGLKEIWEEAYAEIPGVTWLSAGAWDPCNFVTTKPIRSLEDFKGLRVFTFPTGGRFMERFGIVPVTLPWEDIEVAIQTGELDGVAWCGATEAYTVGWADINQYYLTNNINGAWAGSFFANSEKWEAVPDHLKTLFQMAMDQSHYYRQHWYWWGEAHYRTTGGKLELTTIPEAEWKTVEDEALKFWDEVAGTSERTKKVVDILKKYQETMRGAGAPYRYA, from the coding sequence ATGACGAAGAACATCATCACGAAGCGCGACTTCCTCAGGAAGGCGGGCATGACGACGGCAGGCGCGGTCGGCGCGACCGCGCTGGCAACGCCCTACGTGCGCGCGCAGTCGCCGATCCGCTGGCGATTGCAGACCTATGCCGGCGCGGCACTGGCCGAACATGTGATCAAGCCGTCGATCGACGCCTTCAACAAGGCGGCGAATGGCGAAATGATCATCGACCTCTACACCGCAGACCAGCTTGTGCCGCAGGGCGAACTCTTCCGCGCGGTGCAACAGGGCACGATCGACGCGGCGCAGTCGGACGACGATTCGATGGCTTCGCCGGTCGACGTGTCCGTCTTCGGCGCGTATTTCCCCTTTGCCTCACGCTACGGCCTCGACGTTCCCGTGTTGTGGAACTGGTATGGCCTGAAGGAAATCTGGGAAGAGGCCTATGCCGAAATCCCCGGCGTCACCTGGCTGTCGGCCGGCGCGTGGGACCCCTGCAACTTCGTGACCACGAAGCCCATCCGCTCGCTCGAGGACTTCAAGGGCCTGCGCGTCTTCACCTTCCCGACAGGCGGGCGTTTCATGGAGCGCTTCGGCATCGTGCCGGTGACGCTGCCGTGGGAAGACATCGAGGTCGCCATCCAGACGGGCGAGCTCGACGGCGTCGCATGGTGTGGCGCGACGGAGGCCTACACGGTGGGCTGGGCCGACATCAACCAGTACTACCTCACCAACAACATCAACGGCGCTTGGGCCGGCTCGTTCTTCGCCAATTCCGAGAAGTGGGAGGCGGTGCCCGATCACCTCAAGACGCTCTTCCAGATGGCGATGGACCAGTCGCACTACTATCGCCAGCATTGGTACTGGTGGGGCGAGGCGCACTACCGCACGACCGGTGGCAAGCTCGAACTCACCACGATCCCGGAAGCCGAGTGGAAGACGGTCGAGGACGAGGCGCTGAAGTTCTGGGACGAGGTTGCGGGCACGAGCGAACGTACCAAGAAGGTGGTCGATATCCTGAAAAAGTACCAGGAGACGATGCGCGGTGCGGGCGCGCCCTACCGCTACGCATAG